Within Apteryx mantelli isolate bAptMan1 chromosome 10, bAptMan1.hap1, whole genome shotgun sequence, the genomic segment GCGGTGCAGAGCCGGCGGCGTGTCCTGCCCGCGGCCGTCGCCGCCTCCTCCtgcgccagccccgcggcgccctgccccggggaggcgTTTGCACCCACGCTCGCTTTTCCACGCCGCGTGCCGGAGGGCCCGATGCCGCCGGTCATGGATGCGCTGCCCAAAGCGAGCAGTCCTCTGTGCGTGGAGCGCTTCGCTGGGCCGCTGCCGGCTGCTTTGCCGTCGGTGGCAGGGTTTTGGCTGCGCCTTGCTCAGCGTCATCCCCGTCCCCCCCTCCGTGGGATGCTCCCTCCCCGCGCGGGCGGCAGCAGGGCGCTCTGGCTGTGGCTGGTCCCCAAATCGATGCTGCAGCCCCATCACCGCGAGGAGGGATCGGCTTCTCGCAGCAGGTGGGAAATGCTGTAGCGTTATCCCGCGGCTGCTGCCGAACCCACCAGCTCCGGCGCAGCACCTCGTCCCCGTGTGGCTCGTCCCAGTGCTTCGCCCAGCGCCAAGCCCTGGTGCGCAGCCGTTTCCTTCGAGCCTGGCATAAAGTTGCAGCCACCGGTGGGGACTTACCCTTGCCCCGAACGTCCCTGTCCCATGACGTGATCCAGCTGGGATGGGAGACGGGGGATGCTGCAACCAGCAGTGACGTCCCGTGGGTGACATGATCCAGCCAGGACGGGAGACGGGGGGTGCTGCGACCAGCAGTGATGTCCCACGGGTGACGCAGTCCAGCTGGGATGGGAGACGGGGGATGCTGTGACCAGTGGTGTTGTCCTGCGGGTGACGTGGTCCAGCCGGCACGGGAGATGGGGTATGCTGCGACCAGGGGTGACGTCCCGCGGGTGACGTGGTCCAGCTGGGATGGGATGCAGGGAATGCTGCAGCCGGGATGCCACGTCCCGCAGGCAGCGTGGTCCAGCTGGGACGGGGGATGCTGCGTCCCAGGATGTGACACCTAGCACCTCTGGCCTCTCTGGCGCACCTGGGCCGTTGTCTCCCAGCGAGCCCTCTCCTGCCCTGTCCCCGGAGAAGGCCTCTcccagagacaggcagctccataaaaagtaaaataaataggtGTTTCTAAACATCCTATTTATTTTGATAGACTCTGAAAGCAAAACGTTGTTTTATGGGGATGGGTGTTGCTTATTTTTAGGATTTTTCCTGCggctggagcaggagaagggaaCGGAGCAAGGGAAACCGGAAAATCACCCCGTTGCAAGTCCAGGCGTTTGCAGGATTGCCATAGATGCTGGGTGGCTCGTACCCCGGCGTGGGCAGCGGGGATGCTCCCGCTGTGCCCTGAGCGCCGGAGCCGGGCAGACGCTGTGGGAATGGCAGGAGCGGGGACGGCACGGTCCCCTCGCGGGCAGGAGCAGGCGCTGTCTGGCATCGGCGAAGCTCGTTGCGCCGTGGGGCGGTTTGCCTTTCCGCAGCATTTCCGCAGCGAATGCACGCGCCCGCGTGCAGGAGGGCGCTGTGTGTCCCCGGGGGCGCCGGGATGCCGGCGAGGCGCCGTGGTGGGCGACGCTGCAGCCGATGGCAAACCCGACTCGGAGCCGGCCGCGCCGCGTTCCTGCTTCCCCGCCGCGGCTCTGGCTGGGACACGGACCCCGACGGCATCTCGCTCCGGCTAAGACCCCAGATTTATTTAGCCGGGGCAGCGTGCTCCGCAGGGTTCAATTAATCTCGCAGCAGTTGCCGTGCATTAAGCATGCATGTTAGATTAGTGTTTATCAACAGCGCCCGGCGGGGAGCTGCCCGGGCTCGGCGGGGACCccgggtgccggcggcggggcagcgccgggcgcttCCTTCTTTGGCTCAGCCAGGGCCGTGGTGAGCCCCGGGCCGGCACGCGCTGACGGATCGCTGCAGCTGCCCCCGCACTTGCGGCCACCCGTcacggcgcggcggccccggctctGCTCGCCAGCGGGGCTGGAGCGGTGCCCGGCGGCCCCGGTTCGCAGGTGGCCCCAGTTCGCGGGGGGTGGCCGGGGCAGGCGCCGGGAGCTTCGCCCaccccggggcagcccgggcaCTTTGGGGAACGAGCGGGCTCCGGGAGCCCCACGTTGCACGCTCCCCGGTGCATGGGGTGACGAGGCCGCGGGGCTCACCGGAGGTGCGGGCCCTTTCCCGCACCGCGCGGGAGCCAGCCCCAGGATAGCGTGGTCCGCGTGCCTGGCCGTGCCCCGCGCGGAGCTTGTGCTGTGTGGAGGGAGCGCGTGCGGAGCAGGGCCGTGTCCCTCGGCAGTGCGGAGCAGCGCTGCCGGCGCAAAGCAGAGGCTCTGGGAGCACGGCTCAGGAGCAGTGCCGTGCTCGGGAGCGTGCTGCAGCCAAGACGAGCCTCTGCAAGCCCGGCACCAGCGTGCGTCTGCATGGGAGGGCAGGCATCGTCTCCACCGTCGTGTACCCGTGCGGGAGGCTGGGCACCTTCCACCATTGCAAATGCATGGGTGGctgggcaccatctccaccatcgTGCGTTGGTGCGGGAGGTCAGGCCCTGTCTCCACCGTTGCATCTGTGCAGGAGACTGGGCACCTTCCACCATTGCAAATGCGTGGGTGGCCAGGCACCGTCTCCACCGTCGTGCATTGGTGCGGGAGGttgggcaccatctccaccatcgTGCACTGGTGCAGGAGGTTGGGCACCTTCCACCGTTGTGCACCTGTGCGGGAGGTTGGGCACCTTCCACCGTTGCAAATGCATGGGTGGCCGGGCACCGTCTCCACCATCGTGCATTGGTGCGGGAGGTCAGGCACCATCTCCACCGTTGTGTACCCATGCGGGAGGCCGGGCACCAGCCACCAGCGCACATGCGTGGGTGGCcgggcaccatctccaccactccTCCACCATGCGGGAGGTCGGGCAAGGTCTCTGCtggccctgagctctgcctgggacAAGGGTTGCTCCTGTCCTGCCCAGAGCCTCGCCGCCCTGGGAAGGGGCGCGGAGATGCCCAGGGCAGCTTGAGAAATGCCCGCGGCTCCCTCCCGAGTTCAGCGTCGGTTcgggggagccgccggcgccgggggcaCGGCCCGCTGCCCGCGGTGCTGCCGGCGGGCGCCGCTCACCTCCCCGCGCCTTCTGCCCGCAGATAACGCGGAGAAGCGGGCCGCCACCATGCCCGACTCCCCGGCCGACGTGAAGACGCAGCCCAGGTCGACGCCGCCCAgcatgccgccgccgccgccggccgtcACGCAGGGCGCCACGCGCCACCCCTCCTTCACGCCGAGCACCAGTGAGTACCGGGCAGCCGGCgggacggggggggacacgggcacCGAGCCGTGCTGCGGGGACCGAGCCACCGGTGGcgcgggacgggacaggacgggatgcCGGGCGAGGAGGCCACCCGGCTGCCTCGGGGACCTGCCGCGTCCCCAGAGCCCCGCGAGGCGCCCGTGGCACCGTGCTGTGGGGCGGCGTTCGCCGCCCTGGCGCTCGAGAGGGGCTTTGCGCTGCGTGCCCCGAGCCCCGGGCTGGGCGAAGCGCCGGCAAGAGCTCTGCGTGCCCTGCGCCTCTGCTGCAGCGCCGCTCCGGGCGTCCTGATCTGCTGCCGTgcaatggggaaactgaggcacggagcagcgCGTGgtgccgcggagccggcgggggcATGCGGCGGGGTCTCGGAAACGCCCAGCGGGTCGGAGCCGGCCCTGTCGGGGGTCCCAGGCACAGGGGGATCTGCCTGCCGGTCCGTGCGCGGCTCCTGGCGTGGGAGCAGCGGGAGCGCTCGGCGGGGATGCGAGGTCCcaggccccggcggggcggcgggctccGCTTTCGGAGGGGCCTGGGCCACGTGGCCGTGGCTCGTTGCCCATCTCCTGGCGAGGGATGCGCTGGGGGTTGGATCATGTTGCCATCGTAGCCCGCGGTGCGCGGCCGGATGGGGGTCAGGATGCTGCGGGCAGACAGGAGCCCGTTCCCACGGCTGGTTCTCCCGCGCCGCAGCAGCTCCGGCCCCGGGAAGCGTCTGCTGCGGCTCCGCTCGCGCGCAGGGGTTTTGCTCGTCGCCAGGCGAAACTGCTTCCCGCTTCTAAATCCCGGCGGGGGAAAAACCAGCTCCGTAAGgagagccaaagcagcagccccTCGGCTGCGCCCCaccagcggggccgggcggacGGCTGCTTCGCCCCGCCGAGCCACATGTTCCCTAATTTGAAACCGGATTGTGCTCGTCTGCGATCTGATGGGTTTTGCCTTTTAATCCGAGCCAGGCAGCAGATGTGGCTTCAGGCTGGGCgctggctgcggggccgcgggggccgggctgggctccgCCGAGACGGAGACGCCGGTTCGGTTGTTCTCGCTCCGGGGCGACGTTTGCAAACTGCCCCGGGTGCAGCCTGCgtcggggctgggcagggctcGCGCCCGCCGGCAAGGACCGCGCTGGAGCATCCATCCGCTGAGCCCCCGCGCAGCCGTGGCAGGCggttcgccgccgccgccggcccggagAGCTGCCGCCTCTGCTCTCTCATCGCAGCgtgttttattttgcttgcagATCGAGACGCCGGACCGCCGACGTTTCTGCCTCGCGGCCGTTTTCATGGTTGCTTGAAATGGTCGATGGTCTGTCTTTGTAAGTAAAATGAAGCACACGCTCTCATGAGAGACCCGAGATGCagccagcgccccggccccggccccgcgtcccgccgccaccgctgccgcgcGGAGGCCGCCTCGGGAGGGCCCGGCGCGCCGGCTCGGCAGGTCACACGGATGCAaaccccggccccgggcggccgaGGGACATGTGCGGAGTCTAACTTAGTAACGCACCTGTCGCGGGAATAAAAGCAGTTGTGGCCACGGGGTTATTTTTGGCACCTCTTTAGCGGGCGGCTGATACTGCCCTGCCAGAGCGCGAGCGGGAGCCCGAGAAGCCGGGAAAGGCAGGCAGGGCCGGCGGCGTGCGGCAGGCACGGGCACCGCGCAAGGTTAGTGCCGTGCCAGgcgggacagggacagggacagggacagggccgGGTCGGGGGGCCGCGTGCCGAGCCGGTGCCCCCGCTGCAAGAGGCGTTGCGCATCCCCGGAGCGGGGCCgtggagcggagcagagcgggcGCCCTCGCGCCGGGGCTCCCGCAGCTCCGCATGCCCCGCTCCCGGATGCCGTTCCCAAGGAGCCTGCGGGAGCCGGGGTGCAAGCGGCACAAAGGCGCTCCCGGCACGGAGGCTCCCATCCTCCCCGGCTGGGCACCGGGGCCGGACGCCCCGGCGTGCCGCGACGCAGGCTGGGCGCCGCGCAGAAGGGCTCACAGCGTGTCCCTGggggtgctgagcagctcccccgGGCGCAGGATGGAGCCCATCCGCCACGGCGGGTCGCGTCCCCGCGGAGCGCGTCGGGCGCGGGAAGCGCTGCTCCCCGGCGGGGGATGGCCAGGCCCCAGCCCTCTGCCGCCGGGACGCGGCGGTGAAGGGCTCCCGAAGCCTCCAggctgagccccccccccgggggctgccggcgggaCGCTCTGCTCCCCCCAGGCCCGGCACCGCctcgccggtgccggtgcccgctCCGACCGCTCCTGCCCTCTCTCCCCGCAGTGATGAACGGGAGCAGCCACTCGCCGACGGCCATCAATGGGGCTCCGTCCACCCCCAATGGCTTCAGCAACGGGCCGGCCACCTCCTCCACCGCCTCCCTCTCCAACCACCAGCTGCCGCCGGCCTGCGGCGCCCGCCAGCTCAGCAAGCTCAAGCGCTTCCTCACCACGCTGCAGCAGTTCGGCAACGACATCTCGCCCGAGATCGGGGAGCGGGTGCGCACGCTGGTCCTGGGGCTCGTGGTAGGTGCCCGCCGGCGCGGAAGggcagccgccggcgccgggagcggggcgatGTCCCGGCCCCGCACCCGAACGGGGCTCCCGctctcccctttggggctggagagGCTGCTGACCTAGGGGAGGGTCCTGCCGGCGCCGAACTACCCTCAGCTCTGGCGCTGGGTTTCGGCATCCCCCAGGCTCTGCTCGGTGCCCGGGCTGGGAGGTGGACGGAGCAGATGCCACCAGCATGGGCATGGGGCAGGATTAGCGGGTCCCTGCGGCTGGCACCGCTGCAAAGCCCACGGGGGGTTCCTGGGTTTCCAAATGCAGCGTTGCATTTTGTGCAAAGTGTTGTGCAAAGCGTTTCCCCCttgcaggcagagctggggggggggttcGGGCGTTTGCTGCTGGATGAGGAAGGTCTCGGCACACGGGCCGGGAGATCCCCCCGGTGCAAACGCGCCCTTTAGCGTGGCAGCGCCAGGCGGATGAGCACAaagggggagcgcggggggcgcggggggctccgAGGCGCCGGCGCTGAGCCCGGGCTGTCCCCGCAGAACTCCACGCTCACCATCGAGGAGTTTCACACCAAGCTCCAGGAGGCCACCAACTTCCCGCTGCGGCCCTTCGTCATCCCCTTCCTCAAGGTGGGTGCCCCGCgctcgctgccgccgcggccgtcCCCGGTCCCCCCGCACGTGCGtcgccctcccgcccgcccgcgcgtGTCCAGTCCCGTGCGGCCGAGGCGCTGGCGGGGCTGTTTGCAATAAAGCCGGGGGTTAGGCCCAGCTGGTAACCATTCGCGATTCATTAcaaatttattttccctttaatttCACGCTGACTCTGCGCTGTCACCCTGCTCTGGAGGGATGCGCTGACTGCTGGCGTTCCTGGCAGCGCCGGCGGTGGCAGCAGATGCTCAGGCCCAGCGTCGCCTGCCCTTCCTTAGCGGAGGGATAACAAAAAACTGCCCCCCCCAATCCCACCTTTGCATCTCCCGTCTCGCGTGCGCAGCTGCAGGCTCCGGCGCCGAGGTCTGCGCCAGCCACAGCAAACGCCCCAGGCCGTTGCTTCTCCTTGCGGAGAGCTTGCGGAGGGCAGGCGGGATTTGCCGGGCAGCCGGGGGGGTTTGGGCGCGCGGGGTCCATCGGAGCGGCTGAACGGGGCGAACGTGGCGTTCCCGCGGCCGGGGGAGCCCGCACGGCGCTGCCCGTGCCGCCGGCGTCCCTGGCACCCCGCTCCCAGCTGTTTCCACCTAGGGCTCCAGATGCTTCTCGTTACCGTAACTGCAGCCAGCCGGGCTCAGCGTGTTTCCCAGGCTCGGCAGCTTTTTGCTTTGGGGGTTGTTCCCCGAGccggggacggggagggggcCTGCCCGGCGCTCCGCTGCGTGCATCTCCGGCTGTGCGCTAGCGTGTCCGACAGATGGGGATTTGGCTGCGGATCAGCTGCCTAAATAGAaaagcagagctggcagcagaagCGCCAGAAATGTGTTTCTGCTGCTTAATTGCTGCTGCTCCGCGCGCTcgtcggggccgcggcgccggggcgggtgCGGTGGGTGGCTGGGGGTTTacggccggtgccggtgccccgtGGGCCGGGAGCGACCCCGGTGCCGAGCGCGTCGGGGCTCTGCGGGGCaggggcccggctccccgggggTGGCAgcggtgccgtgccgtgccgtgccgtgccagaGCGGCGCGGGCTGGACTCTGGCTCCCTCGCAGGCCAACCTGCCGCTGCTGCAGCGCGAGCTGCTGCACTGCGCCCGCATGGCCAAGCAGACGCCGGCCCAGTACCTGGCGCAGCACGAGCAGCTGCTGCTCGACGCCAACGCCTCCTCGCCCATCGACTCCTCCGAGCTGCTCCTGGAGGTCGGCGAGAGCGGCAAGAGGAGGACACCAGACAGGTGAGGGCGGgacggtgccggcggcggcggcggcgccgcggcgcaaACTGCCCCCAGGGCTCGGCGAGCGCCGCTTCCCGGTGGCGACCGCCGTGCTCTGCCCCGCTCAGGACCAAAGAGAACGGCTTGGACCGAGACCCTCTGCACCCCGAGCACCTCAGCAAGCGGCCGTGCACCATGAGCCCCGCGCAGCGGTTCAGCCCCAGCAACGGGCTGAGCCACCCGCCCAACGGGCTGGCgcaccccgccgcccccctgccccagcactaCCGCCTGGAGGACATGGCCATGGCGCACCACTACCGCGACGCCTACCGCCACGCCGACCCCCGCGAGCTCCGCGAGCGCCACCGGCAAGCGGGTGagtgccggccccgcgccgggctctGCGGACGGTGCAACGCGGTGCAATGCAGTGCAATGCAGTGCAACGCGGTGCAACGCGGTGCAATGCAATGCAACACGGTGCAATGCGGTGCCGGCTGGCTGCGCTCCCGGAGGGTGCGTGAGACGgagcggggggccggcggcgttGCACCGATGCCCCGTGCGCGGCGGGGAGAACGCGCGGGGGGGCCGGGACTGACCCCCACCCCGTGCCTCTCTTGCAGCGGTGCACGGGGCGCGCCAGGAGGAGGTGATTGATCACAGGCTCACCGACCGGGAGTGGGCTGAGGAGTGGAAACACCTCAACAACGTacgtagcccccccccccccccccatggcttgCTAGCGTGCGGCGCGGCTCGCCGGGCTCGAAGCCCGGGTTAGCGTCCTTCGCTGCCCGCGGCACAGTGGGCGCATTGCACCGCCGTGCGCCCCCGGCagctcgcagcccccccggcTCTCACTGCCCccatcccgtcccccccccccacagctgctCAACTGTATCATGGACATGGTGGAAAAGACGCGCCGGTCGCTGACGGTGCTGCGGCGGTGCCAGGAAGCCGACCGCGAGGAGCTCAACCACTGGATGCGGCGCTACAGCGACGCCGAGGACATGAAGAAAGGCAgccccccctccgcccgcccccaCAACAGCTCCTCGGGCCCCGAGCCCCCCCAGTTAGGTATTGACCCcggcggggcagagccgccggcgcgcgcccccgccgccccgcgggtcGCTTCTCCCAACGGCGtcccccccctctctccttcGCAGACGCCCACCGGGAGTTCGCGCCGCGGCCCCTCTCCGGTTACATGCCCGAGGAGATCTGGAGGAAGGCTGGTGAGTGCGGGGCGGGCGCCCATCCGTGCGCCGAGCTGGCGGGGTCTCTGCTCTCGTGAGAGCCTCCGTCGAGGCCAGTGAAATCGCGGCTCGAGccgccccgcgggagccgggctgcTCCGGGTGGGCTTCCAGCAGCCCCCAGTGCCgggtgcccggggagggggggaggcaggagcccCCATCCCGCGCTGGGATCCACGGCGGGTTGGAAAGGGCACAGCCGGGATGCGTTTGCAGCGTGCAATTCCCGCCGGCGCCATTGCTCGGGGCGGCTTTTGCTGCGGCGGGGCGGCAATGAGCTTAAAGCGCGGCTCGGATCCGCGGAAAAGCTCCGCGGAGCCGCGGCGCAGCCCGTGCCACGCGCTGCCACCTTCCTTCCAGAAGAAGCTGTGAACGAGGTGAAGCGCCAGGCCATGTCGGAGCTGCAGAAGGCCGTGTCGGACGCGGAGCGGAAAGCCCACGAGCTCATCAGCACGGAGCGCGCCAAGATGGAGCGAGCCCTGGCCGAGGCCAAGCGGCAGGCTTCCGAGGACGCGCTCACCGTCGTCAATCAGCAGGAGGACTCCAGCGAGGTaggggctgccggggcggccggccggccggagccgcgcggggccggagcgccgggggggggacggCGGGCGACGGCCCCGCTGAGCCCGgcgccccggctctgcccgcaGAGCTGCTGGAACTGCGGGCGCAAGGCGAGCGAGACCTGCAGCGGCTGCAACGCGGCGCGCTACTGCGGCTCCTTCTGCCAGCACAAGGATTGGGAGAAGCACCACCACGTCTGCGGGCAGACTCTGCAGGGCctctccggcgccgccgccgccgccgctgccgcccccccgggcGCCGGGCTGCCGCTGGGCTCCGCGCAGCCCGatgccaccaccgccgccgccgcgctggccgGCAGCCCCGGCGAGGCGGGCTCGGCAGCGGCATCGCGCTCCGGCACGCCGGCCACCCCGGCGCCGCTGGAAAGCGCTTCCCGCTAAGCACCGCGCCGTGCcctgccgtgccgcgccgcgccgcgccggaggAAGCCCCGGGGCTTCGCTGCTGCTACCACTTGTCTCCAAAAGAAACGGACTGCACTCGGTGCAACTTCCTCAGCTACCTGACCTGTCTGACCTCCACAACGACCTCTATCTCTCGCGGATAATCCTCACGGATCCTCAAGCTGGGCTTTAAGTGGAGTTCAGGCAAACGCCGGTCTGCTCCGTTCTCTCTCCGGTCTTCGTTTTGGCTTTTTGGTTGGTTTTCTATCGTTTGGGGGATTGTTACTCGTTGCTGCCGGGttggttttttcctttttttttttttttcctttttttttcctttttttggtccTTTCCGGATGAGGTCTTGGTCTGCAAACTTTGCCCGATGTGACTGGGGGCCCGGCCAGCCAGGCGGGCACTCGCCGACCCGCGCGTGCGGGCGGACAGATGGATGGACGGAGgcgcgcggcgggagcggcccgGGGCCGTGCCGCGAAGCAGCTCGCTTGCAGGAGGAAAGAAACttcttttcttcatctctctgtctctgtctctctctttctcgtttttgttttttgttttttttttttgtaaaaaaaaaataaagaaaataaaaatgaaaacgtCGAACTCTTTGGCTTTAAGTAAGAAAccgtacaaaaggaaaaaaagaaaaaaaaaaaaaagaaaacaatccaaAAAAACAGCCACCGCGAAGTCAAACCCCGTGACGGAAGCTCACCTGTAAACTACCTTGCTAGCTAGCCAAGAACATACCAGACTCACCTCTGCTCCAAAGGAGATCCAAAAACGAGAAGGACCCAAACGTTTCTCCACTGCCAAAGTTCGTTTCGCTCTGGTGCCGGTTGCTCGGCCGTTCCCTGCTCCCGGGCTGGTCCGGGGgcgcccgaggcggcggcggcggcaccgggggcTCTGCGGCACGGCCACGCGCCCGCGCCCAGCGCAGGACGGACGCGCGCCGGCGCCTCGACGAGTTTCTGGGAGCGCAAAGCAAAAAAGcgatggaaaggaaaggaaaggaaaggaagcaacagtaccgcggcggcggcggggatgagtgcacccggccccgctccggctgGGATGCAGCCGCCGGCGCCCCACTACCTCGCCCCGCCATcccggctgctgccgccgcgccgcaccggggAAAAGGAGCTGCAATGGCGCCTTCCGCGTCCCCCCTTCCCGGCAGCGGTCGGGGCTCCTGCCGCCCGCCCTGGCTCTCGTGTCCGGCGGCTCGCCAGACGGTTTCTCCGGCCCTGCGATGAACCTGGTTGCTGTTCGGTTGCTTTTGAattctgggttttcttttctttttttccactcccCGCGTCAGATTTTTTGCAACGATTcctaggaggaaagaaaaggaaagaaaccaaCAAGTGCTTCCTcgtggaggaggaaggaaaagacgATGTagattattttgtatttcttgcgTCATTGTATAAAGCGCAGAGGACGGGAGTGCAATACGGAAAGTCCCACGGCTCCGAGAGGAGGGAAGCCAGAGTGCGCCCGGCACGGCCAGGGTGGAAATGCTGTACGTTAATGTGAATGTAAATAGTGTTTGCAGAGGTCcaaaaatgataataataataataataatgatagtgATAATAATAAGAGACATTTGCCAAATAAAAGATGATGAGAAACCACTGGAGGATGTGACGTTTAGGAGCTAGGTTTAACCGAAAAGAAGCAGAATTCATGTGCTCGTTTAGGAGCTTTAGTTTCCGGATTTGCAAAAACCATCCTGTGTGTTTTCTTTAGAGAAGAAAGAAGGGTTTGGGGTCCATTtggttgctttgccaggcgcgaGTCACCAAGAGGCCTGGCCGCGGGCGCTGCGTTCGAGCCTCCCTCCTGGTGTGCCCCTCTCCCGCGGGGCCGTGCCGAGCCGGGCTGTTGCACCGTGCCGTGCTGCACCGTGCAATGCCGTGCCGTGTTGCACCATGCCATGCTGCACCGTGCCGTGCTGTGTTGCACCGTGCCGTGCTGCACCATGCTGTGCCGTGCTGTGTTGCACCATGCCATGCTGcaccgtgccgtgctgtgctgcgccgtgccgtgctgcaccgtgccatgctgcactgtgccgtgccgtgctgcaccGTGCCGTGCTGTGTTgcactgtgccgtgccgtgctgtgctgcACCGTGCCATGCTGCACCGTGCCATGCCGTGTTGCACCGTGCCATGCTGCACTGTGCCGTGCCATGCtgcaccgtgccgtgccgtgTTGCACCGTGCCATGCTGCACTGTGCCGTGCCTGGGGCTCAGTGCATGTTGCAGCAGGGCCCGGTACACGGGGCACCTCTGAGGCGGTGGTATCGACGCGGTGCCCCTGCCCCGAGCCCTGCTGCTGGAGCTCGGGGCGGCCGGCAGGGGCCGGAGCCGGGCGCTGCTCCGGCCGGCGGTGCGGTGGCCCCGGCTCTGGCTCaggtcaggagcaggcagcgtTTGCCTGCGGATCGTTTGGCTGTTCGGGATGGAGCGGCGGCGTGAGGGCCCCCGGGCATCCCCCTCGCTGCGGCGGGAGGCCGGAGGGGTCCCAGGCGTCCCTGCGCCTTGTATCTCCCCGGCGCGGGTGCCATGCTTCCCACGCCGCGGGAAccgccagctctgcagcctggcctggcagcagcctgccacGTGCCGTGGGGCTGAGGCCGGGTGCAAAACCGCATCAGCCACGTCGCTCCCGTGCCGGTGCCCCTGGGAGGGCCCGGGGAGCTGCGCGGCGACCTGGCGGCTCCCGGCCCCTCTGGGCGCCAGTGACAAACACCCTCGCCAAAGGGTCCGGCTGCACCCCGAGGTCTCGGGGCAGAGCCGTGTACACCCCAAGACCTCGGGGCAGGGTTGCATGCACCCCGAGACTTCATCCGTCCCAGGGCATGGCTGCATGCACCCCAGGACGTTGGGGCAGGGTTGCATGCACCCCGAGACTTGGTCCGTCCCAGGGCATGGCTGCATGCACCCCAAAACCTCAGGGCAGGGCTGTGTGCACCCCAAGACCTGGGGGCAGGGTTGCATGCACCCCAGGACCTCATCCATCCTCAGGGCAGGGCCACGTGCACCCCAAAACCTCGGGGCAGGGCTGCATGCACCCAAGACCTTGGCCATCCCCAGGGCAGGTTTCTGGGCAGCTccgggcgggcgccgggagcccggggcaggcggcgcAGGGCGAAAGCGGTCGGTGCGGCTGGAGCCACCGCTGGGGCTCGTCTCCGGCTTGCGACGGGCGCAGCCGGTGGCGCGGGGCGCACGGCTCCCCTTCACCCTGCTCCGCGTCCCCGTCCCGCCGGGGCTGGGAGCGGAGCCGGGGGCCCCCCCTCGAGCTTTATTTATGGTGTGGCATATGTAATATTGTCTATTTTTCTTAACGTTTCCTGAGAAGAGGTAATATATAAGAGTACTGCAGACGCAGCTGCTGCGGGGCCGCCTGCTCCTCCGGTGTCTGTTCCTTTTCCTCCCCTCGCGGCCAAGCGTGTCCGTCGGccggcgcgcgccgccccgctctgCTCCGGGCCCTGCCTCTCTACCTCCGCCTCGCCGGGAAACCGCAGACGAGAGCGTTTACGCAGAGA encodes:
- the CBFA2T3 gene encoding protein CBFA2T3 isoform X5; the protein is MPDSPADVKTQPRSTPPSMPPPPPAVTQGATRHPSFTPSTNRDAGPPTFLPRGRFHGCLKWSMVCLLMNGSSHSPTAINGAPSTPNGFSNGPATSSTASLSNHQLPPACGARQLSKLKRFLTTLQQFGNDISPEIGERVRTLVLGLVNSTLTIEEFHTKLQEATNFPLRPFVIPFLKANLPLLQRELLHCARMAKQTPAQYLAQHEQLLLDANASSPIDSSELLLEVGESGKRRTPDRTKENGLDRDPLHPEHLSKRPCTMSPAQRFSPSNGLSHPPNGLAHPAAPLPQHYRLEDMAMAHHYRDAYRHADPRELRERHRQAAVHGARQEEVIDHRLTDREWAEEWKHLNNLLNCIMDMVEKTRRSLTVLRRCQEADREELNHWMRRYSDAEDMKKGSPPSARPHNSSSGPEPPQLDAHREFAPRPLSGYMPEEIWRKAEEAVNEVKRQAMSELQKAVSDAERKAHELISTERAKMERALAEAKRQASEDALTVVNQQEDSSESCWNCGRKASETCSGCNAARYCGSFCQHKDWEKHHHVCGQTLQGLSGAAAAAAAAPPGAGLPLGSAQPDATTAAAALAGSPGEAGSAAASRSGTPATPAPLESASR
- the CBFA2T3 gene encoding protein CBFA2T3 isoform X1 translates to MNLAVQRVFSPPAAPCRAPPVSGLADNAEKRAATMPDSPADVKTQPRSTPPSMPPPPPAVTQGATRHPSFTPSTNRDAGPPTFLPRGRFHGCLKWSMVCLLMNGSSHSPTAINGAPSTPNGFSNGPATSSTASLSNHQLPPACGARQLSKLKRFLTTLQQFGNDISPEIGERVRTLVLGLVNSTLTIEEFHTKLQEATNFPLRPFVIPFLKANLPLLQRELLHCARMAKQTPAQYLAQHEQLLLDANASSPIDSSELLLEVGESGKRRTPDRTKENGLDRDPLHPEHLSKRPCTMSPAQRFSPSNGLSHPPNGLAHPAAPLPQHYRLEDMAMAHHYRDAYRHADPRELRERHRQAAVHGARQEEVIDHRLTDREWAEEWKHLNNLLNCIMDMVEKTRRSLTVLRRCQEADREELNHWMRRYSDAEDMKKGSPPSARPHNSSSGPEPPQLDAHREFAPRPLSGYMPEEIWRKAEEAVNEVKRQAMSELQKAVSDAERKAHELISTERAKMERALAEAKRQASEDALTVVNQQEDSSESCWNCGRKASETCSGCNAARYCGSFCQHKDWEKHHHVCGQTLQGLSGAAAAAAAAPPGAGLPLGSAQPDATTAAAALAGSPGEAGSAAASRSGTPATPAPLESASR